The Paraburkholderia largidicola DNA segment CAGACAGATCATTGATTCAGGCGCATACCTGCAACATTTCGAGTCGCTGCCGGACCTGTGGACGCTCGAACAGATCGCCGCATCGCTCGAAGCAACGCTGCGGGACAAGCCGGCGGACGCCGCATCGATATGGATATTCGCCTATGGCTCGCTCATCTGGAATCCGATGATCGAGTTCGACAGGCGAATGGTGGCGACGCTGCACGGCTGGCAACGCAGCTTCTGCCTGCAGATGACAGCGGGCCGCGCAAGCCCGGACAACCCGGGCAGGATGCTCGCGCTGCGTCCCGGCGGGCACACGCGAGGCATCGCGTTTCGGCTACGCGACGCAACATCGAACGACGAACTGCGGCGCATCTGGATACGGGAGATGGTGCTCGGGTCGTACCGTCCCACCTGGGCGCCCGTCACGCTCGAAGACGGCCAGCAAACGCACGCGATCGCCTTCGTCGCCGACGAATCCCGCGAGCAGTTCCAGCACGATTCGTCCGTGCCGACGGTCGCCCCGCTGATCGGATGCGCGACGGGCACGTTCGGCACCAATGCCGAGTATCTGTTCAAGCTGCACGCGGCGCTGGCGGAATGCGGCGTGAACGATCCTTATGTCGACGCGATCGTCCACGCGATCGAACGTCCATTGCCGCACGACCCGCAAGCCATGCCCGTTTGCCGTGGCGAGCGTTGAAAGACGCCTCGACACGAAACACGCCATCATGGACAAACTTCAGGCAATGCAGGTCTTCACGCGGGTCGTGGACTGCAACAGCTTTTCCGGCGCGGCCGACGCGCTGCACATGACACGTTCGTCGGTGACGACGATCATCCAGAATCTCGAGGCGTATCTCAAGGTGCGTCTGCTGAACCGCACCACGCGACGCATCAGCCTCACGCCCGACGGCGCGGCCTACTACGAACGATGCGCGCGCATTCTTGCGGCGGTGGAAGACTCCGAAACCTCGCTGTCGACGGCAGCCCTGCCGCGCGGAAAACTGAAAGTCGACATGCCCGGCTCGATCAGCCGACTCATCGTCGTGCCCTCGCTCGACGATTTTCATGCACGCTATCCCGACATCGATCTGATGCTCGGCGTCAGCGACAAGCCCGTCGACCTCGTTCAGGAAGGCGTCGATTGCGCGATACGCATGGGAAATCTGCCCGACTCGACGCTCGTCGCGCGGCGTATCGGCACATCGGAGTTCGTCACTGCCGCCAGTCCGGACTATCTGTCGCGGTTCGGCGAGCCGAAGTCACTGCCTCAGCTCGATGCTCACGTGGCAGTCAACTATTTCTCGCGCCGCAACGGACGAATCATGGAGATGAACTTCATCGTCGACGGCGAGCCGATCGAAGTCCGCATGCGCTCGAAGCTCGCCGCCAATGATGGAGACGCCTACCTTCAATGCGGACTGCAAGGGCTTGGGCTGATCCAGGTGCCGCATTTCTTCGCCGCGCGCCATCTGCAGACGGGGTGCCTCGTCGAAGTGCTCGGCCAGTGGCGCCGCGCGCCCTTGCCTGTGTGGGCCGTGTACCCGCATAACCGGCATTTGTCGCCGCAGGTCAGAGCGTTTGTCGAGTGGGTGTCCGAGCGATTCGAAGGCTGTCATCTGCTTCGTAAAAACGCATCCGAAGCGATGGACCACGTCCGTCACGACAGCGTACGACCTCTGGTAACGGACCTCGTGCATTCATAGCCGGACCGGTCACGGCGACGCAGATATTGTCGCTCCACGAGATACAAAGAAACCACTCCCGCCCGCTTTATCCGCCAGTTCGGCCAGTCCATACTCCCGCCAACGCTGACAGCCCGCGAATCCAGCGGGCTCGCGCAGGAACGCAATTCGACCGTCTCTTCAATGATCCATTTACATTGATAAGGATATCTACATATGTATCTCAACCGAAAACGGGTGACCGTCGCGCTCGGCGCCGTCGCCTTCGTTGGCGCTGTCGCCGGGCTTGGCTATCTTCGCGGCCCGCACGCCGGCCCCGTCGATAGCGCCCATGCAGCCGATGCGCCGCCGCCCGCCGTCGAAGTCGATGTGGCGACGGTCGTGTCCCAGACCATCACGGACTGGCAAAGCTATTCGGGACGGCTCGAAGCCATCGACCGCGTGGACGTGCGCCCGCTCGTGCCCGGCACCATCGTCGCCGTGCACTTCAAGGACGGCGCGCTGGTAAAAAAAGGCGAGCCGTTGTTCACGATCGACCCACGTCCGTATCAGGCGGAAGTCGATCGCGCGGCGGCGCAAGTCGCGGCGGCGAAAGCGCGTGCTTCGTATGCATCGACGGACGCGGCGCGGGCTGACCGCCTGCTCGCGGACAACGCGATCGCAAAGCGCGACTACGACGAAAAACACAACGCGGACCGCGAGGCGTCGGCGGCCGTCAAGGCGGCTGAAGCCTCGCTCGAATCGGCACAGGTGAATCTCGGCTACACGAACGTCACAGCGCCCGTGACGGGCCGCGTGTCGCGCGCCGAACTGACGGTCGGCAACGTCGTCTCGGCGGGCGCCAATGCTCCGCTGTTGACGACCCTCGTTTCCGTGTCCCCCATTTACGCGTCATTCGAAGTCGACGAACAGACCTATCTGCAGTACCTGGGCCGCGACCGCAACGCAAAGGTGCCCGTCGCGATCGGTCTTGCGAACGAAGAAGGCTACTCGCTCAATGGCGCGATCAGTTCGGTCGACAACCGGCTCGACACGTCGTCGGCGACCGTTCGCGTGCGCGCCACCATCGACAACAGCGACGGCGCTCTCGTCCCCGGCCTTTATGCGCGCGTGAAAGTGGGCGGCGGCGAAGCGCACCCCGCGATCCTCGTCGACGATGCCGCCGTCGGCACCGATCAGGCCAAAAAATACGTGCTCGTCGTCGACGGCTCGAACAAGGTCCATTACCGCGAGGTCAGGGTCGGCGCACTGCATGACAACCTGCGCGTCGTCGATGCCGGTCTCAAGGCAGGCGAACGCATCGTCGTCAACGGCATGATGCGCGCGCGTCCGAACGACACCGTGCAGCCTCACGCCGTCGACATGGTCAACGCAGCGCGCCAGCCGGCGTAACGACGCGAGAGACTCATCATGAACATCTCAAAGTTTTTCATCGACAGGCCGATTTTTGCGGCCGTGCTGTCGGTGGTGATTCTTCTCGCAGGCGTGATCGCGCTGACGAAATTGCCGACGGCGGAATATCCCGAAGTCGTGCCGCCTTCCGTCGTGGTCCGCGCGCAGTATCCGGGCGCGAACCCGAAAGTGATCGCGGAAACTGTCGCGTCGCCCATCGAGGAACAGATCAACGGCGTCGAGAATATGCTGTACATGCAGTCGCAGGCCAACAGCGACGGCAACATGACGACGACGGTTACGTTCAAGCTCGGCACCGACCCGGACAAGGCGCAGCAACTCGTGCAGAACCGGGTATCGCAGGCGATGCCCCGCTTGCCCGAGGACGTCCAGCGGCTTGGCGTGACGACCGTCAAGTCGTCCCCCACGCTCACCATGGGCGTCAATCTCGTCTCGCCGAACGACCGTTACGACCTGACGTATCTGCGCAACTACGCGCTCATCAATATCAAGGACCGCTTCGCGCAGGTGCCGGGCGTCGGCGAAGTCGTGCTGTGGGGTTCGGGCGACTATTCGATGCGCGTGTGGCTCGACCCGACCAAGGTCGCCCGCCAGAACCTGACGGCCACCGACGTCGTGAAGGCGATACGCGAGCAGAACGTGCAGGTGGCGGCGGGCATTGTCGGCGGCGCGCCGATGTCGACCAACATTCCGCTGCAACTGAGCGTCAACGCGCAAGGCCGCCTGAAAACGGAAGACGAGTTCCGCAGGATCATCCTGAAGACGTCGCCCGATGGCGCGGTCACGCATCTGGGCGACGTGGCCCGCGTGGAGATGGGCGCATCCGATTACGCGCTGCGCGCGGGTATCGACGGAAAGAAGGCCGTTCAGATCATCCTCTTCCAGCAGCCCAATGCGAACTCGCTGCAGATTTCGGACGATATCCGGCGTCTCACCGCCGAAATGCAGAAGGACATGCCCGAAGGCGTCAAAGCCGAGATCGTCTACGACCCGACGCAGTTCGTGCGCGAAAGTATCGATGCCGTGGTGCACACGCTGTTCGAGGCCATTTTCCTCGTGGTGGTCGTGGTCATCGTGTTTCTGCAGACCTGGCGCGCTTCGCTGATACCGCTGCTCGCGGTGCCCGTGTCGATTGTCGGCACGTTCTCGCTGATGCTCGCGTTCGGCTTCACGATCAACGCGCTCTCACTGTTCGGCATGGTGCTGGCCATCGGTATCGTGGTCGACGACGCGATCGTCGTGGTCGAGAACGTCGAGCGCAATATCGCGGCGGGCCTCACGCCGCTCGAAGCATCGTATGAGGCGATGCGCGAGGTGAGCGGCCCGATCATCGCGATCGCGCTCACGCTGGTCGCCGTGTTCGTTCCGCTCGCGTTCATGTCGGGGCTCACGGGCCAGTTCTACAAACAGTTCGCGATGACGATCGCGATTTCCACCGTCATCTCGGCGTTCAACTCGCTCACGCTGTCGCCTGCACTGTCGGCGTTGCTGCTGAAGGATCATCACGCGCCGAAGGACTGGCTCACGCGCGCCATGGACCGCCTCTTCGGACCGTTTTTCAACCTCTTCAACAAGCTGTTCAATCGCGGTTCCGATGCGTACGGCAAGGGTGTCGGCGGCATCATCAACCGCAAGCTCGCGATGATGGCCGTGTATGCCGTGCTGCTGGGCGGCACGTTGCTGTTGGGCAAGATCGTGCCGGGCGGCTTCGTCCCCGCGCAGGACAAGGACTATTTCGTCAGCATCCTGCAACTGCCCGCAGGCGCATCGCTCGATCGCACCGAGAAAGTCGTGAACGAAATGGGCGATATCGCGCGACAGCAGCCGGGCGTCAAACACACGACGGAATTCCCGGGACTGTCGGTGACGGGCCTGATGAATTCGTCGAGCAGCGGCCTGGTGTTCTCCGTGACCAATCCGTCGAAGGAGCGCGGCAAAGGCGAAAAGGCAGCCGACATCGTCGGCGGACTGAACACGAAATATGCGGGCATCAAGGACGCGGCCATCGCCACGTTCCCGCCGCCGCCCGTTCAGGGTCTCGGCACGATCGGCGGATTCAAGCTGCAGATCGAAGACCGCGGCGCGCTGGGCTACGAAGCCTTGAACAAGGCCACGCAAGCGTTCCTCGCCGCGGCTGCGAAAGCGCCCGAACTCGGCCCGTCGTTCTCGAGCTATCAGATCAACGTGCCGCAGCTAAACGTCGAACTGGACCGCGAGAAGGCAAAGCAACTCGGTGTCTCCGTGACGGATGTGTTCGACACGATGCAGATCTATCTCGGCTCGCTGTACGTGAACGACTTCAACAAGTTCGGCCGTGTGTATCAGGTTCGGGCGCAGGCCGACGCGCCGTTCCGCGCGACGGCGGACAGCATCCTGCAACTGAAGACGCGCAACGACAAGGGCGAGATGGTGCCGCTGTCGTCGCTCGTCAAAGTGACGCCGACTTACGGTCCGGAAATGGTGGTGCGCTACAACGGCTATCTCGCCGCCGACATCAACGGCGGTCCCGCGCCGGGCTACTCGTCGGGCCAGGCGATGGCAGCCGTCGAGCGCATCGCGGCGCAGACCTTGCCGCGCGGCATCCGTTTCGAATGGACCGATCTCACGTATCAGCAGATCCTGACGGGCAATACAGCGTTCTGGGTCTTTCCGATCAGCGTGCTGCTGGTGTTTCTCGTGCTGGCCGCGATGTACGAAAGCCTGACCCTGCCGCTCGCGATCCTGCTGATCGTGCCGATGAGCATTCTGTCCGCGCTGTTCGGCGTGTGGCTCACGCGCGGCGACAACAACATCTTCACGCAGATCGGCCTGATGGTGCTGGTCGGGTTGTCGGCGAAGAACGCGATTCTGATCGTCGAGTTCGCGCGAGAGCTGGAAATTCAGGGCCGTTCCATCGTACAGGCGGCTATCGAAGCATGTCGTCTGCGCCTGCGTCCGATTCTGATGACGTCGATCGCTTTCATCATGGGCGTGGTGCCGCTCGTCATCTCGACGGGCGCCGGCTCGGAGATGCGTCGCGCGATGGGCATTGCCGTGTTCTTCGGGATGCTGGGCGTCACCTTCTTCGGTCTGCTGCTGACGCCCGTGTTCTACGTGCTGCTGCGCAAGCTCTCGGGCGGCAAGCGGCTCAGGGACAAGCACGGCCGCCGTCCGCACATTCATGGCCCGGACGAGCACGACAGCGCTGAACATGGCGCAAGCCGCACGCCGGCTGCAGCGGAGACGAAGGTCCGCGAACCGGCCTTGCAGGATTAAGGAGCATCATCATGAGAAGCACATTCTGGAAACGGGGTTTTACGGGTTCGCTGCTGCTCGGCGCGCTGCTGGTTGTCGCCGGCTGCTCGCTGGCGCCGACCTACGACGTGCCCGCGACGCCCGGCGTCAGCGGCGCCTTCAAGGAAGCGCCGCAGGAATCGCTTGCGGGCGAAGCACTGGGCGCCTGGAAGACCGCGCAGCCCGCCGAAAACATGGCCCGAGGCGAGTGGTGGAAAGTATTCGGCGACGCGAAGCTCGATGAACTCGAACAGCAGGCGCACGATGCCAATCAGAATCTGAAGGCGGCTGCCGCACGCGTGAAGGAAGCGCGCGCACTGAACCAGGCGGCACGCGCGGGCCTGTTCCCGACGCTCGATGCGGGCTTTGGCCCGACGCGGCAACAGGTGTCGGCGGCATCGGTGTTCGAGCCCGACGGCACGAATGTGCCGCAGCAAACCCTCTGGCGCGCGCAGGTAAGCGCATCGTACGAGGTCGATCTGTTTGGCCGCGTCGCGTCGAGCGTCGATGCTGCCAGGGCCGATGCGAAACAAAGCGAAGCGCTCTATCGTTCCGTGCTGCTGACGCTCCAGGCGGATGTCGCGCAACACTACTTTGCGTTGCGCGAGCTGGATGCGGAAGCGCAGGTGTTCGCGCAGGCGGTGTCGCTGCGCGAACAGGCGTTGAAACTCGTGCAGCGTCGCTATGCGGAGGGCGACGTCACGGAACTCGATCTGCAACGCGCGCAAGCCGAGCTTGCGTCGGCGAAGTCCGACGCGATGACGGTCCAGCGCCTTCGCGCCTCTTCCGAGCACAGCCTCGCGGTTCTGCTCGGCCACGCACCCGCCGAATTTTCGATGGCGGTCAATCCGCTCGAACCCGTCAATTTGCGGATTCCGCCCGGCCTGCCTTCGTCGCTACTGGAGCGTCGTCCGGATATCGCCGCCGCCGAGCGCGGCATGGCGGCTGCCAATGCGCGCATCGGCATTGCGAAGGCGGCCTTCTTTCCGTCGCTGACGTTGACGGGCACGGGAGGCTTCGAATCGGCGACGCTGGGCGATCTCTTCAAATGGAGCAGCCGCGCCTTTCTGCTGGGTCCGCTTGCAGGCACGGCCCTGAACGTGCCGATTTTCGACGGCGGCCGACGCAAGGGCAACCTGGCGAATGCGCGCGCTGTCTATGAAGAGGATGTGGCGAAGTATCGTCAGCAGGTTCTGGTTGCGTTTCAGGAAGTCGAAGACAACCTCTCCGACATGCGCATCCTCGAAACCCAGACGCGGACGAGGGCCGAGGCCGTCAACGCCTCGCAGCGCGCCGCCGATCTTTCCCGCAAGCAGTATGTGGAAGGCGCGGTGAACTATCTCGATGTGATCGACGCCGAGCGGACCGTTTTGCAAGCGAGACGCGCGTCCGTGCAGTTGCAGGGTGTGCAGGCCGCGTCGACGGTGAATCTGATCCGCGCGCTCGGCGGGGGTTGGGGGAATGTCATACCGCAGCCGGCCGTGCTGGGTGAAGCTGGGTCTCCAACCGCGACGCAAACGAAGGTCGCACAAAAGTAACGCTCCACGATGACAACGGTGAATAGGCTTTCGCGCCGCACGCATCAATCCGGACGGAAAAGCAAGGTCGGTGTCGTAACGGTGCAGACCCGTGTGACGCGACGGCCTACACACAGTTTGCCACCTGGGCGGCAGCAGCGATTCGCTGCCGCGAGCCCATGTACGAGTATTTGAAGTGGGTGAGGCGTTGATTCGAAGCGTTGGCAACGAGCATCAACCAGGGCGCTGCCGTGTGAAGCGTGGGGACGTTGGGGGCCCGTGGATAGGAACACGGGCTGGCGGTGTGAGCCGCTTTCTTTTGCCTACTTTTCTTTGCGGCGGCAAAGAAAAGTAGGTGCCGCCCCGCACAGGGGCAACGCGTGAAGCACGCTAACAAAACGCGGATGCCAGCAAAAGCAACAGCAACAGCAAAAACAAAAGCGAAAGACTAACGGCGTCCGCGCAGGACAAAACTCAACCGCCCCGGCCGCCACGCGCCCCTCAAATCCTCAACAAACCCTCTAGTTGAAGAGCAAACAACCCCCCCTAACGCCCCTCCCGCTGCAACGTCTCCGCAAGATGATTAACGACGGCGCGCGTTTTCGCCGCCATCTTCTGCCCGAGCGAGATAA contains these protein-coding regions:
- a CDS encoding LysR family transcriptional regulator codes for the protein MDKLQAMQVFTRVVDCNSFSGAADALHMTRSSVTTIIQNLEAYLKVRLLNRTTRRISLTPDGAAYYERCARILAAVEDSETSLSTAALPRGKLKVDMPGSISRLIVVPSLDDFHARYPDIDLMLGVSDKPVDLVQEGVDCAIRMGNLPDSTLVARRIGTSEFVTAASPDYLSRFGEPKSLPQLDAHVAVNYFSRRNGRIMEMNFIVDGEPIEVRMRSKLAANDGDAYLQCGLQGLGLIQVPHFFAARHLQTGCLVEVLGQWRRAPLPVWAVYPHNRHLSPQVRAFVEWVSERFEGCHLLRKNASEAMDHVRHDSVRPLVTDLVHS
- a CDS encoding efflux RND transporter periplasmic adaptor subunit, coding for MYLNRKRVTVALGAVAFVGAVAGLGYLRGPHAGPVDSAHAADAPPPAVEVDVATVVSQTITDWQSYSGRLEAIDRVDVRPLVPGTIVAVHFKDGALVKKGEPLFTIDPRPYQAEVDRAAAQVAAAKARASYASTDAARADRLLADNAIAKRDYDEKHNADREASAAVKAAEASLESAQVNLGYTNVTAPVTGRVSRAELTVGNVVSAGANAPLLTTLVSVSPIYASFEVDEQTYLQYLGRDRNAKVPVAIGLANEEGYSLNGAISSVDNRLDTSSATVRVRATIDNSDGALVPGLYARVKVGGGEAHPAILVDDAAVGTDQAKKYVLVVDGSNKVHYREVRVGALHDNLRVVDAGLKAGERIVVNGMMRARPNDTVQPHAVDMVNAARQPA
- a CDS encoding gamma-glutamylcyclotransferase, which gives rise to MVTRQIIDSGAYLQHFESLPDLWTLEQIAASLEATLRDKPADAASIWIFAYGSLIWNPMIEFDRRMVATLHGWQRSFCLQMTAGRASPDNPGRMLALRPGGHTRGIAFRLRDATSNDELRRIWIREMVLGSYRPTWAPVTLEDGQQTHAIAFVADESREQFQHDSSVPTVAPLIGCATGTFGTNAEYLFKLHAALAECGVNDPYVDAIVHAIERPLPHDPQAMPVCRGER
- a CDS encoding efflux RND transporter permease subunit, with amino-acid sequence MNISKFFIDRPIFAAVLSVVILLAGVIALTKLPTAEYPEVVPPSVVVRAQYPGANPKVIAETVASPIEEQINGVENMLYMQSQANSDGNMTTTVTFKLGTDPDKAQQLVQNRVSQAMPRLPEDVQRLGVTTVKSSPTLTMGVNLVSPNDRYDLTYLRNYALINIKDRFAQVPGVGEVVLWGSGDYSMRVWLDPTKVARQNLTATDVVKAIREQNVQVAAGIVGGAPMSTNIPLQLSVNAQGRLKTEDEFRRIILKTSPDGAVTHLGDVARVEMGASDYALRAGIDGKKAVQIILFQQPNANSLQISDDIRRLTAEMQKDMPEGVKAEIVYDPTQFVRESIDAVVHTLFEAIFLVVVVVIVFLQTWRASLIPLLAVPVSIVGTFSLMLAFGFTINALSLFGMVLAIGIVVDDAIVVVENVERNIAAGLTPLEASYEAMREVSGPIIAIALTLVAVFVPLAFMSGLTGQFYKQFAMTIAISTVISAFNSLTLSPALSALLLKDHHAPKDWLTRAMDRLFGPFFNLFNKLFNRGSDAYGKGVGGIINRKLAMMAVYAVLLGGTLLLGKIVPGGFVPAQDKDYFVSILQLPAGASLDRTEKVVNEMGDIARQQPGVKHTTEFPGLSVTGLMNSSSSGLVFSVTNPSKERGKGEKAADIVGGLNTKYAGIKDAAIATFPPPPVQGLGTIGGFKLQIEDRGALGYEALNKATQAFLAAAAKAPELGPSFSSYQINVPQLNVELDREKAKQLGVSVTDVFDTMQIYLGSLYVNDFNKFGRVYQVRAQADAPFRATADSILQLKTRNDKGEMVPLSSLVKVTPTYGPEMVVRYNGYLAADINGGPAPGYSSGQAMAAVERIAAQTLPRGIRFEWTDLTYQQILTGNTAFWVFPISVLLVFLVLAAMYESLTLPLAILLIVPMSILSALFGVWLTRGDNNIFTQIGLMVLVGLSAKNAILIVEFARELEIQGRSIVQAAIEACRLRLRPILMTSIAFIMGVVPLVISTGAGSEMRRAMGIAVFFGMLGVTFFGLLLTPVFYVLLRKLSGGKRLRDKHGRRPHIHGPDEHDSAEHGASRTPAAAETKVREPALQD
- a CDS encoding efflux transporter outer membrane subunit — translated: MRSTFWKRGFTGSLLLGALLVVAGCSLAPTYDVPATPGVSGAFKEAPQESLAGEALGAWKTAQPAENMARGEWWKVFGDAKLDELEQQAHDANQNLKAAAARVKEARALNQAARAGLFPTLDAGFGPTRQQVSAASVFEPDGTNVPQQTLWRAQVSASYEVDLFGRVASSVDAARADAKQSEALYRSVLLTLQADVAQHYFALRELDAEAQVFAQAVSLREQALKLVQRRYAEGDVTELDLQRAQAELASAKSDAMTVQRLRASSEHSLAVLLGHAPAEFSMAVNPLEPVNLRIPPGLPSSLLERRPDIAAAERGMAAANARIGIAKAAFFPSLTLTGTGGFESATLGDLFKWSSRAFLLGPLAGTALNVPIFDGGRRKGNLANARAVYEEDVAKYRQQVLVAFQEVEDNLSDMRILETQTRTRAEAVNASQRAADLSRKQYVEGAVNYLDVIDAERTVLQARRASVQLQGVQAASTVNLIRALGGGWGNVIPQPAVLGEAGSPTATQTKVAQK